One stretch of Clavelina lepadiformis chromosome 6, kaClaLepa1.1, whole genome shotgun sequence DNA includes these proteins:
- the LOC143463414 gene encoding uncharacterized protein LOC143463414, which produces MTDHLTEEQVAELKEAFSLFDKDGDGTITTKELGTIMRSLGQNPTEAELQDMINEVDADGSGTIDFPEFLTMMARKMKDTDSEEECRIAFRVFDKDGNGYISAAELRQVMKNFGEKLTDEEIDEMIRDIDVDGDGQINYEEFFSMMADKLTEEQVLEFRHAFDLFDEDGDGTITTGELGGVMRLLGQNTTEAELQVIINEVDADGSGTIDFPVFLTIMARKIKDTNSEKEIREAFRVFDKDGTGYIAAAKLREFMKNLGEKLTDEEVDEIIEEADVDGDGQVNYEEFIRMMTTK; this is translated from the exons AACTCAAAGAAGCATTTTCCCTGTTCGACAAAGATGGCGATGGCACAATCACAACTAAAGAACTTGGAACTATTATGAGGTCACTCGGACAAAACCCCACCGAGGCTGAGCTTCAG GACATGATCAATGAAGTAGATGCTGATGGCAGCGGAACAATTGACTTTCCAGAATTCCTCACCATGATGGCGAGAAAAATGAAGGACACAGACAGCGAGGAAGAGTGCCGGATAGCCTTTAGAGTATTTGACAAG GATGGCAACGGATACATTTCGGCAGCCGAGTTGCGACAAGTGATGAAAAACTTTGGCGAGAAGTTAACTGATGAAGAAATTGATGAAATGATTCGAGACATAGATGTCGACGGAGACGGTCAAATTAATTATGAAG aatttttcAGCATGATG GCTGATAAGTTAACAGAAGAACAAGTTTTAG aaTTCAGACACGCATTTGACCTGTTCGACGAAGATGGCGATGGCACAATCACAACTGGAGAACTTGGGGGTGTTATGAGGTTACTTGGACAAAATACGACCGAGGCTGAGCTTCAG GTCATAATCAATGAAGTAGATGCCGATGGCAGCGGGACAATTGACTTTCCAGTATTTCTCACCATAATGGCGAGAAAAATAAAGGACACAAACAGCGAAAAAGAAATTCGGGAAGCATTCAGAGTTTTTGACAAG GACGGCACCGGATACATCGCCGCCGCTAAATTACGTGAATTTATGAAGAATCTTGGCGAGAAGTTAACAGATGAAGAAGTTGATGAAATCATTGAAGAAGCAGATGTGGACGGTGACGGTCAAGTTAACTATGAAG AATTCATCAGAATGATGACAACGAAGTGA